The Paracholeplasma morum genome contains a region encoding:
- a CDS encoding helix-turn-helix domain-containing protein, giving the protein MRKNKRLSYEEKLLICTIYEKGEGSLRQLASQFGVSKSAIEVLIFKYSKFGAEALRMQGMNQSYTETLKNEVVESYRNGAGSYY; this is encoded by the coding sequence TTGAGAAAAAACAAACGATTAAGTTATGAAGAAAAATTACTTATTTGCACGATATATGAGAAAGGCGAAGGGTCACTTAGACAGTTAGCAAGTCAGTTTGGCGTAAGCAAAAGCGCAATAGAGGTACTGATTTTCAAATATAGTAAGTTTGGTGCTGAAGCATTACGTATGCAAGGTATGAATCAAAGTTATACTGAAACATTAAAAAATGAAGTTGTTGAATCATATAGGAATGGTGCTGGAAGTTATTATGA
- a CDS encoding lamin tail domain-containing protein, producing the protein MKKILPILVLLLVFLAGCEKKVLNPKLPDLTNKTTEEVSSILTEAKIAYELIEESDFDKPNNVFIKYDTHSVGDEIKKDVIVKVHVNSYVLPDLTGKTESEIIILFEKVGKDVVVVFDDPNNDFADMTWAGYDGANVGDKLSAITTDEIKVKIAINSFVILPDLVGLNKYQIGQALNDALIQFNYVYIEDDTKEADTFHSFEGFEVGEKIEPTQMVTVNLYSNSFLNANESLFISKFYDNGDFNKAVELYNPTNAAINLADYSIAVLQNGSVVPTYTIPLDGQLDSHSTFIIAHPGGNRDVSKKANLSTTSLVFDGNDVIQLRYKNGSYVDIVNVMGTRLVTLTNEVYVRQGDIKAGTRTFDFNAWDEYIGTYVEPFGTHPFSAPESFEIDMSFAARSFGDPLGGFANVTLVTTTDGDTAEFTPGFLSNARIRFLGVDTPETHPEVQPVGLEAKAFTRSLLESATQIYLQNDPGNAYKDTYGRHIGLIWADGQLVNYLIVKNGFSNNFLTAETKLVYNNRYLYRWFQDAEQYAKDNNLGVHAL; encoded by the coding sequence ATGAAAAAAATATTACCGATTCTCGTATTGTTGCTTGTTTTTCTAGCAGGATGCGAAAAGAAAGTGTTAAATCCAAAACTACCGGATTTAACAAACAAAACAACTGAAGAAGTTAGTTCAATATTGACAGAAGCTAAGATTGCATATGAACTAATCGAAGAGAGTGATTTTGATAAACCTAATAACGTATTTATCAAATATGATACGCACAGTGTTGGAGACGAAATCAAAAAAGATGTTATCGTTAAAGTACACGTTAATTCGTATGTATTGCCAGATTTAACGGGCAAAACTGAGAGTGAAATCATTATCCTATTTGAAAAGGTAGGTAAAGATGTTGTTGTTGTGTTTGATGATCCAAACAATGACTTTGCTGATATGACTTGGGCAGGATATGATGGCGCTAATGTAGGCGATAAACTATCAGCGATTACTACAGACGAAATCAAAGTCAAAATTGCAATTAACTCATTTGTTATATTACCAGATTTAGTTGGCCTCAATAAATATCAAATCGGTCAAGCATTGAATGACGCATTGATTCAATTCAACTATGTATACATTGAAGATGATACTAAAGAAGCTGACACATTCCATAGTTTTGAAGGCTTTGAAGTGGGAGAAAAGATTGAACCAACTCAAATGGTTACGGTTAATCTATATTCCAACAGTTTCTTAAATGCAAATGAATCCTTATTCATTTCTAAGTTCTATGATAATGGCGATTTTAACAAAGCAGTTGAACTTTATAATCCAACAAATGCCGCTATTAACTTAGCAGATTATTCAATTGCGGTATTGCAAAATGGGTCAGTAGTTCCTACTTATACAATTCCATTAGATGGACAATTAGATTCACATTCAACGTTTATTATTGCACATCCAGGTGGCAACAGAGACGTTTCCAAAAAAGCTAATTTATCTACAACCTCATTGGTTTTCGACGGGAATGATGTTATTCAATTACGCTATAAGAATGGATCATATGTTGATATCGTTAACGTAATGGGTACCAGATTAGTTACGTTAACAAATGAAGTCTATGTTCGTCAAGGAGATATCAAAGCCGGTACTAGAACGTTTGACTTTAATGCATGGGATGAGTATATCGGAACGTATGTAGAACCTTTTGGAACACACCCATTCAGTGCACCTGAATCATTTGAAATCGATATGAGTTTTGCAGCAAGATCTTTTGGTGATCCACTTGGAGGATTCGCTAATGTTACTCTAGTAACAACAACCGATGGAGATACAGCAGAATTTACACCAGGCTTCTTAAGTAATGCACGTATTCGTTTCTTAGGCGTGGATACACCAGAAACGCATCCAGAAGTTCAACCAGTTGGTCTTGAGGCGAAAGCATTCACAAGAAGTTTATTAGAATCAGCAACCCAAATTTATTTACAAAATGATCCAGGTAACGCGTATAAAGACACATACGGTCGTCACATCGGATTGATTTGGGCAGATGGTCAATTGGTTAACTATTTGATCGTGAAAAATGGATTCTCCAATAACTTCTTGACTGCTGAAACTAAATTGGTTTATAACAACAGATACTTATATCGTTGGTTCCAAGACGCTGAACAATATGCTAAGGATAATAACTTAGGCGTACACGCTCTATAA
- a CDS encoding DAK2 domain-containing protein produces the protein MQNTLSNEHLYRCFVVGAKYVITEKDELNAINVFPVADGDTGSNLSSLMKSILLKSSLKPTLTETLKSITNAAIVGARGNSGIIFASYLDGFSRDLRADEVDIETFINSSEKASLSAYSSIEKPVEGTMITLMRMWHETLKVLNDKKRDFIGLLSSALDRLKLELEHTKDLLPVLKQNKVVDAGAKGFYHFIEGFVRGLKDESVDISFKTVEEMPMHVDHFEANQTRYCTEVLIEGNNINKDLIKKTLHPLGDSMVVAGSSSMVRIHIHTNDPAKVFELVEPFGQIVDEKVDDMKRQFEIANHRKHKIALVTDSIADLEDGFAEDNQIHVLNLALLINQTTYFDKLTIENKRFYGLMKSLKEYPKSSQPNPRSIDNLYSYLTTYYDEIIVITVSSKMSGTYQALLKGASAFKDKKITVIDSHQNSVAEGLLVHKAMEFIKEGMDYETVIEKIEALKPLTKILVSVKTLKYMIRSGRLKRSVGFIGKLINLKPIISIDQEGVGIIHDKAIGIKKADNIILKHIKMIKETSDIDMIALVHVNALDRAMYYKERIEALTGVRVAYISEISTIVAMNAGIGSVAVAYIKKK, from the coding sequence GAACTAAATGCCATTAATGTCTTTCCGGTTGCGGATGGAGATACGGGGTCAAACCTATCTTCATTGATGAAAAGCATTCTTTTAAAATCTAGCCTTAAACCAACTTTAACAGAAACATTAAAAAGCATTACGAACGCAGCCATTGTTGGCGCACGAGGTAACTCAGGAATCATATTCGCATCCTACTTGGATGGTTTTTCACGCGATTTAAGAGCAGATGAAGTCGATATCGAAACCTTTATCAACTCAAGCGAGAAAGCCTCTCTAAGCGCGTATTCTTCGATTGAGAAACCTGTTGAAGGTACCATGATTACGCTCATGCGAATGTGGCATGAAACATTAAAGGTTTTAAATGACAAGAAACGCGATTTTATTGGTTTACTGTCGAGTGCACTTGATCGATTAAAGTTAGAACTAGAACATACCAAAGACTTATTACCTGTTTTAAAACAAAACAAGGTAGTGGACGCAGGTGCAAAAGGCTTCTATCATTTTATTGAAGGATTTGTCAGAGGTTTAAAAGACGAATCTGTTGATATCTCTTTTAAAACAGTTGAAGAGATGCCAATGCACGTAGATCATTTTGAAGCCAATCAAACAAGGTATTGTACAGAAGTTCTTATTGAGGGTAATAACATCAATAAAGATCTAATTAAGAAGACGCTACACCCTCTTGGAGATTCCATGGTAGTGGCTGGTAGTAGTTCTATGGTTAGAATTCATATCCACACAAACGATCCTGCAAAAGTGTTTGAACTGGTTGAACCTTTTGGTCAAATCGTCGATGAAAAAGTCGATGACATGAAACGCCAATTTGAAATTGCGAATCACCGTAAGCATAAAATAGCCTTGGTGACTGACTCTATTGCTGACTTAGAGGATGGCTTTGCAGAAGACAATCAAATCCACGTCTTAAATCTTGCTCTTTTAATTAATCAGACTACTTATTTTGATAAGCTTACCATTGAAAACAAGCGGTTTTATGGTTTGATGAAATCGTTAAAAGAGTACCCTAAATCCAGTCAACCTAATCCTAGATCAATCGATAACTTATACTCATATTTAACGACCTATTATGATGAAATCATCGTAATAACAGTGTCTTCAAAAATGAGTGGCACTTATCAAGCTCTGTTAAAAGGCGCAAGTGCATTTAAAGATAAAAAAATAACAGTTATAGATTCTCATCAAAATAGTGTTGCTGAAGGTCTACTTGTTCATAAAGCCATGGAATTCATTAAAGAAGGCATGGATTATGAGACAGTAATCGAGAAGATTGAGGCACTTAAACCACTAACTAAAATACTCGTATCCGTTAAAACTCTTAAATACATGATTCGTTCTGGAAGATTAAAGAGATCGGTAGGTTTCATTGGTAAACTTATTAATCTAAAACCAATCATTTCAATAGACCAAGAAGGCGTAGGAATTATCCACGATAAGGCAATAGGCATTAAGAAAGCCGATAATATTATCTTGAAACATATTAAGATGATTAAAGAAACTAGTGATATTGATATGATTGCCTTAGTACACGTAAATGCACTAGACCGCGCAATGTATTATAAAGAACGTATTGAAGCCTTAACTGGGGTAAGAGTAGCATACATCTCAGAAATCTCAACGATTGTTGCAATGAATGCCGGTATCGGATCAGTTGCGGTTGCTTATATAAAGAAAAAATGA